The DNA sequence AAGTAGTTGTAAATGATAATTTAATGAAAAAATTTCTTCCCAAAATACAGAAAAATTTAGAATTTTTTGATAAAGAAGAATTAATAAAACGTTTTTCTTGGATTGGATTTAATCATTTCATAAATTATTACAAAAATTCTAAAGACTTAAATCCTGTTTTTTATAAAAAAATTATAGGTTCCCGTACAAAAAAAAAATTTTTTTCAAAACTTTTTTTAAATATAGGATCTAAAGATAATTTAACAAAATTAAGATTAATTAATTTAATCAACAAAGCTGTAAATAATTCACGTATTAATATTGGTCATATAAAAATTTTATCAAATTTTTCATTATTTGAAGTAGAAAAACGTTATAGAAATAAAATTTTAATAGGAATGAGTAGAATTAATCATTTTGGAAAACCTATTTCAATAGAAATTAAAAATTAGTTTTATTATGGCAGGAAATATTTTTGGAAATTTATTTAGAGTTAGTACTTTTGGAGAAAGTCATGGAATAGCATTAGGTGGAATTATTGATGGATGTCCAGCTGGAATAGAATTAAATATGAAAGAAATTCAATATGAATTAAATAGAAGAAGGCCTGGACAATCATCTATCGTTACTCAACGAAATGAACCTGATGAAGTAAATTTTTTATCTGGAATTTTTAATAATAAAACAACAGGAACTCCTATTGGATTCGTTGTTTATAACAAAAATCATAAATCTCACGATTATCATCATCTTAAAGAAGTTTATCGTCCATCACATTCGGATTTTACATATGAAAAAAAATATGGAATAAGAGATTATAGAGGAGGAGGGCGTTCTTCTGCAAGAGAAACAATATGTAGAGTTGTAGCAGGAGCTATTGCTAAACAATTAATTAAAGATATTAAGATTACGTCTTATGTATCTTCTGTAGGTAATATATCTATAAATAAATCTTATCAAGAACTAGATCTATCTAGAGAATCAATAGAAAAAAACTCTATAAGATGTCCTGATCCAAATACGGCAGAAAAAATGATATCTAAAATTAAAAAAATAAAAAATAGAGGAGATACTATAGGAGGTATTATAACTTGTATAATTACAAATATTCCAATAGGAATTGGAGAACCAATTTTTGAAAAGTTACATGCTGAATTAGGAAAAGCTATGCTTTCAATTAATGCAGTAAAAGGATTTGAATATGGAAGTGGATTTGATGGAACTAAATTAACTGGTTCTCAACATAATGATTTATTTCAAGAAGATGAAAGCACAAAAACAAATTTATCCGGAGGAATACAAGGAGGAATTTCAAACGGAATGGATATTTATTTTAAAATAGCATTTAAACCTATAGCTACGATAATGAAAAAACAAAAAACTATAGATAAACATGGAAATTTTATCCTTATAGAAGGAAAAGGAAGACATGATCCTTGTGTTTTACCTCGTGCTATTCCTATCGTTGAATCTATGACGGCTTTGGTTTTAGCTGATTATTGGATGTATACTAAATTATCTAAATATTCCTCAATAAAAAAAAATTGAATCGAAAACTTCTTATTTTTATTTTAGGTCCTACCTGTGTAGGAAAAACTTTTATTTCTTTGTTTTTAGCTGAAAAATTTAATACTGAAATTTTATCTTGTGATTCTAGACAATTTTATAAAGAATTAAAAATAGGAACTTCTATGCCCACAATAGAAGAACTCTCTCGTATTCCTCATCATTTTATTGGACATTTAAGTATTCATCAA is a window from the Blattabacterium cuenoti STAT genome containing:
- the aroC gene encoding chorismate synthase, whose product is MAGNIFGNLFRVSTFGESHGIALGGIIDGCPAGIELNMKEIQYELNRRRPGQSSIVTQRNEPDEVNFLSGIFNNKTTGTPIGFVVYNKNHKSHDYHHLKEVYRPSHSDFTYEKKYGIRDYRGGGRSSARETICRVVAGAIAKQLIKDIKITSYVSSVGNISINKSYQELDLSRESIEKNSIRCPDPNTAEKMISKIKKIKNRGDTIGGIITCIITNIPIGIGEPIFEKLHAELGKAMLSINAVKGFEYGSGFDGTKLTGSQHNDLFQEDESTKTNLSGGIQGGISNGMDIYFKIAFKPIATIMKKQKTIDKHGNFILIEGKGRHDPCVLPRAIPIVESMTALVLADYWMYTKLSKYSSIKKN